One genomic segment of Caballeronia sp. TF1N1 includes these proteins:
- a CDS encoding response regulator has product MEALPKIIVLDDEAELRNMLQRFLTSQGFEVRVVENGKRLDRYLQREPYDLLVLDWMMEPEDGLSVCRRLRTEGHTLPILMLTAKGDPVDKVVGLETGADDYLAKPFLPQELVARVRALLRRQKIAAGDPTLTSQVLRFGEFRLDLGKQQITRSGNAFEMHSAQMQLLHALGSSPNRAVSRDNLIARTRGRDHDALDRSIDVQVLRLRQLIEEDPGKPRFIKTVWGVGYMLLADVET; this is encoded by the coding sequence ATGGAAGCACTTCCGAAAATCATCGTGCTCGACGACGAAGCCGAACTGCGCAACATGCTGCAACGTTTCCTCACATCGCAAGGCTTCGAGGTGCGGGTCGTGGAAAACGGCAAGCGGCTCGACCGCTATCTGCAACGCGAACCATACGACCTGCTCGTGCTCGACTGGATGATGGAGCCGGAAGACGGATTGTCGGTATGCCGGCGTCTGCGCACCGAAGGACACACGCTGCCCATTCTCATGCTGACGGCCAAGGGCGATCCGGTGGACAAGGTCGTCGGCCTGGAGACCGGCGCCGACGACTATCTCGCCAAGCCCTTCCTGCCGCAGGAACTGGTGGCGCGCGTGCGAGCGCTGCTGCGCCGTCAGAAGATTGCAGCGGGCGATCCCACGCTCACCTCGCAAGTGCTGCGTTTCGGCGAGTTTCGGCTCGATCTCGGCAAGCAGCAGATTACGCGCAGCGGCAATGCATTCGAAATGCATTCCGCGCAGATGCAGTTATTGCATGCACTTGGCTCGTCACCGAACCGTGCCGTGAGTCGTGACAACCTCATCGCCCGCACGCGCGGACGCGATCACGATGCACTCGATCGCAGCATCGATGTCCAGGTGCTGCGTCTGCGCCAGCTCATTGAGGAAGATCCAGGCAAGCCGCGTTTCATCAAGACGGTATGGGGCGTCGGCTATATGTTGCTTGCGGACGTGGAAACGTGA
- a CDS encoding ABC transporter permease has protein sequence MIATLPVQRDPKGWLVAPALIFIVALFIYPFAYGLMLSFNPMNGGSAWANYITFFTDTSMWPTIIVTLKLAVPATLINVGVSVPVAFALRRSSPYQKFATTLLVIPVTLGTVLIADGMLTYFSPNGWFPQAVQALHLYGDEVRLTHNYWGVLISLIVSGFPFAFLLTLSYVTGIDPTLARAAATLGASPWQQFRQIYFPLLLPGLTMTACLSFVQAFSVFPSAVLLGAPAGPTRVISIAASEAAFETYDYSLASTIALVMGFVQLLVVGGMLGARRFFYTGPVTGGKG, from the coding sequence ATGATCGCCACGCTTCCCGTCCAGCGCGATCCGAAGGGTTGGCTTGTCGCGCCGGCGCTGATTTTTATCGTCGCGCTCTTCATCTATCCGTTCGCCTACGGTCTCATGCTGTCGTTCAATCCGATGAACGGCGGCAGCGCGTGGGCCAACTACATCACGTTTTTCACCGATACGTCGATGTGGCCGACGATCATCGTGACGCTCAAGCTCGCGGTGCCGGCGACGCTCATCAACGTCGGCGTCTCGGTGCCGGTCGCATTTGCGTTGCGGCGCTCGTCGCCGTATCAGAAATTCGCGACCACGCTGCTCGTCATTCCGGTGACGCTCGGCACCGTGCTGATCGCGGATGGCATGCTGACGTACTTCAGCCCGAACGGCTGGTTCCCGCAAGCCGTGCAGGCGTTGCATCTTTATGGCGATGAAGTCCGGCTCACGCATAACTACTGGGGCGTGCTGATTTCGCTCATCGTGTCGGGCTTTCCGTTTGCGTTTTTGCTGACGCTTTCGTATGTGACGGGCATCGACCCGACGCTTGCGCGCGCGGCCGCCACGCTCGGCGCAAGTCCGTGGCAACAGTTCCGGCAGATCTACTTTCCGCTGTTGCTTCCCGGTCTCACGATGACCGCGTGCCTCTCGTTCGTGCAGGCGTTCTCGGTGTTTCCGTCGGCGGTGCTGCTCGGCGCGCCCGCGGGTCCCACGCGCGTGATCTCGATCGCCGCATCCGAAGCGGCGTTCGAGACTTACGATTACTCGCTGGCATCGACCATCGCCCTCGTCATGGGCTTCGTGCAGTTGCTCGTGGTGGGCGGCATGCTCGGCGCGCGGCGCTTCTTCTATACCGGTCCTGTCACCGGAGGGAAGGGATAA
- a CDS encoding ABC transporter ATP-binding protein, producing MKHDFEQLRLDSVSRSFTNAEGQQLAALKGLDLNIQRGEFIALLGPSGCGKSTALNCIAGLQPLTGGGIWLDDKRIDVLPPEKRGFGMVFQNYALFPHMSVLDNVGFGLKMRGVAKAEATKRAKAALNLVQLIGHDAKLPGQLSGGQQQRVAIARAIVIEPPLVLMDEPLSNLDTKLRIEMRAEIRRIHGKLERATIYVTHDQDEALSMADRIVVMKEGSVQQVAAPKEVYSRPKNLHVARFMGFRNVVPFTLEGTQGESVAVTANGVRLLGMPMEGFDSKNVSVALRPEDMERAAPGEPNAFDALVEIVEYGGRDSLVIVNTAFGKLWARIAGEYSEGERITLRVAPSKTLVYGEDK from the coding sequence ATGAAGCATGATTTTGAGCAGTTGCGTCTCGACTCGGTCTCGCGCAGTTTCACCAATGCGGAAGGGCAGCAACTCGCCGCGCTGAAAGGACTCGACCTGAACATCCAGCGCGGCGAGTTCATCGCGCTGCTCGGGCCTTCGGGTTGCGGCAAGTCGACGGCGCTGAACTGCATCGCCGGTTTGCAGCCTTTGACGGGCGGCGGCATCTGGCTGGACGACAAGCGTATCGACGTGTTGCCGCCCGAGAAGCGCGGCTTCGGCATGGTGTTTCAGAACTACGCGCTGTTTCCGCATATGTCGGTGCTGGATAACGTCGGCTTCGGCCTGAAGATGCGCGGCGTCGCGAAGGCGGAAGCCACCAAGCGCGCCAAGGCCGCATTGAATCTCGTGCAACTGATCGGGCACGACGCAAAGTTGCCCGGCCAGTTGTCAGGCGGCCAGCAGCAGCGCGTGGCGATTGCGCGCGCAATCGTGATCGAGCCGCCGCTCGTCCTGATGGACGAGCCCTTGTCCAATCTCGACACCAAGTTGCGGATCGAGATGCGCGCGGAAATCCGCCGCATTCACGGCAAGCTCGAACGTGCCACCATCTACGTGACGCACGATCAGGACGAAGCGCTGTCGATGGCCGACCGCATCGTCGTGATGAAAGAGGGGTCGGTGCAGCAAGTGGCCGCGCCGAAGGAAGTGTATTCGCGGCCGAAGAACCTGCATGTCGCGCGCTTCATGGGCTTTCGAAATGTCGTGCCGTTCACGCTCGAAGGCACGCAGGGCGAATCCGTCGCGGTCACCGCGAACGGCGTGCGCTTGCTCGGCATGCCGATGGAAGGCTTCGACAGCAAGAACGTCAGCGTCGCGCTGCGGCCCGAAGACATGGAACGCGCCGCGCCCGGCGAGCCGAACGCGTTCGACGCGCTCGTCGAGATCGTCGAATACGGCGGCCGCGATTCGCTCGTCATCGTAAACACGGCGTTCGGCAAGCTGTGGGCGCGCATTGCGGGCGAGTACAGCGAAGGCGAGCGCATCACGTTGCGCGTTGCGCCTTCGAAGACGCTCGTGTACGGAGAAGACAAATGA
- a CDS encoding FadR/GntR family transcriptional regulator, which produces MNERKSHGLADRIYSDILNSIMEGEFKEGDRLLTEHALAERFATSRPTVREALARLRADGIIVTRRGSGTTVGRRPDPDVRRFAPLETLSDIRRCYEFRVVTEAGAAELAALKADDDDIRAIEAAWEQLERVVEAQEGIGAKDDFAFHLAVAKASKNQFFITVLSFIEEQIVFSMNLSRNLSLVKTVERQRLVQREHLDVLDAIRARDSSRAGEAMKSHLENALNRMFGS; this is translated from the coding sequence ATGAACGAGCGTAAATCGCATGGTCTCGCCGACCGAATCTACAGCGATATCCTCAATAGCATCATGGAAGGCGAGTTCAAGGAAGGCGATCGTCTTCTGACAGAACACGCCCTTGCCGAACGCTTTGCGACCTCGCGCCCGACCGTGCGCGAGGCGTTGGCGCGACTACGCGCGGACGGCATCATCGTCACGCGGCGCGGATCGGGCACTACTGTCGGTCGTCGTCCAGACCCGGATGTGCGGCGCTTCGCTCCGTTAGAAACGCTGTCAGACATTCGCCGATGCTACGAATTTCGCGTAGTCACGGAAGCAGGCGCAGCCGAGCTTGCCGCGCTTAAGGCGGATGACGACGACATCCGCGCCATCGAAGCCGCCTGGGAACAACTCGAACGCGTGGTGGAGGCGCAAGAAGGCATTGGCGCGAAAGACGACTTCGCGTTCCATCTTGCGGTCGCAAAGGCATCGAAAAATCAGTTCTTCATCACGGTGCTCTCGTTTATCGAGGAGCAGATTGTTTTCAGCATGAACCTGTCGCGAAACCTGTCGCTCGTGAAAACAGTCGAGCGGCAGCGTCTCGTCCAGCGCGAGCATCTGGATGTGCTCGATGCGATTCGTGCTCGCGATTCGTCACGAGCCGGCGAAGCTATGAAGTCGCATCTCGAAAATGCGCTGAATCGGATGTTCGGCAGTTAG
- a CDS encoding ABC transporter substrate-binding protein produces MAAVCVAVSAIFAAGGANAADPVSINIVDVAGNLQLTQKGFEAFKAKYPDLVSSITFTNAPAPQLPGKIKAMQGAGRSDIDLVVTGTDALAAGIQQGLWEKLLPDNAKAFPGVLDKYAPGPRKMQDIAQGYGLEVTYMPAGPLLEYNPAKVTDVPKTPDQLLAWCKAHPNKLIYARPANSGPGRTFLMGLPYVLGDKDPTDPVNGWDKTWAFLKQLNDCIPYYPGGTSAVMKELGEGTRDMTVTVTGWDINPRALGIVPAEFKVQAFDNMTWVNDAHYMVIPKGVPKEKLDVLYKLMNFMLEPAQQALTYDDGYFYPGPAVKDVPLSAAPAKSQEVIQKFGRPEYAKLLADRPHVVPLNAQAMVAAFQKWDREIGAAKTK; encoded by the coding sequence ATGGCGGCGGTATGCGTCGCCGTCAGCGCGATATTTGCGGCGGGCGGGGCGAATGCGGCCGATCCGGTATCCATCAACATCGTCGACGTTGCGGGCAATCTTCAACTGACGCAGAAGGGGTTCGAAGCCTTCAAGGCGAAGTATCCCGATCTCGTTTCCAGCATCACCTTCACGAACGCGCCCGCGCCGCAGTTGCCGGGCAAGATCAAGGCGATGCAGGGCGCGGGCCGCTCGGACATCGACCTCGTCGTGACGGGCACGGATGCGCTCGCGGCCGGCATCCAGCAAGGTCTGTGGGAAAAGCTGCTGCCCGACAACGCCAAGGCGTTCCCCGGTGTGCTCGACAAGTACGCACCGGGTCCGCGCAAGATGCAGGACATCGCGCAAGGTTACGGCCTGGAAGTCACCTACATGCCCGCGGGTCCGCTGCTCGAATACAACCCCGCAAAGGTCACCGACGTGCCGAAGACGCCGGATCAACTGCTCGCGTGGTGCAAGGCGCATCCGAACAAGCTGATCTACGCGCGCCCGGCCAATTCCGGTCCCGGCCGTACCTTCCTCATGGGTCTGCCGTATGTGCTCGGCGACAAGGACCCGACCGATCCGGTCAACGGCTGGGACAAGACCTGGGCCTTCCTCAAGCAACTGAACGACTGTATTCCCTACTATCCGGGCGGCACGTCGGCGGTGATGAAGGAACTGGGCGAGGGCACGCGTGACATGACCGTGACCGTGACGGGCTGGGACATCAACCCGCGCGCGCTCGGCATCGTGCCGGCGGAATTCAAGGTGCAAGCCTTCGACAACATGACCTGGGTGAACGACGCCCACTACATGGTGATCCCGAAGGGCGTGCCCAAGGAAAAGCTCGACGTGCTCTACAAGCTGATGAACTTCATGCTCGAGCCCGCGCAGCAGGCACTGACATACGACGACGGCTATTTCTATCCCGGCCCCGCCGTGAAGGACGTGCCGCTGTCGGCCGCGCCCGCCAAGAGCCAGGAAGTGATTCAGAAGTTTGGCCGGCCGGAATATGCGAAGTTGCTTGCCGACCGTCCGCACGTCGTGCCGCTCAACGCGCAGGCGATGGTCGCCGCGTTCCAGAAATGGGACCGTGAAATCGGCGCGGCGAAGACTAAGTAA
- a CDS encoding YadA family autotransporter adhesin — protein MKLHNVEDGVVAADSKDAVNGGQLYNLSSSVSTGMTSLSTNIDGISTSVTSLSTSVDSISTGMTSLSTGVANSVQYDDANHTSVRLGDTGAAPVKLTNVADGEVAAGSNEAVNGGQLFTLSTSVSTSMTSLSTGIANAVQYDDGDHKTVTLGNVGTPVKIKNVDAGEVSADSLEAVNGSQLYKTASSTADALGGGSTVNQDGTITKPTYTFQDGNTFNNVGDALTNLDGRVTQNTTDISTINETLNNINTGGGIKYFHANSVLEDSQATGAESVAIGGNAQAIANNSVALGSNSLADRANTVSVGSKGAERQITNVAAGTQDTDAVNVSQLKGAGLINGDGTTNTSVTYDHNADGSTNYSSITLGNNVAGGTTIHNVAAGVASDDAVNVDQMNAAIDRVTNIAMSGGNPMFAAQGDVNTEVASATGVHSVAMGANASATADNSVALGANSVADRVNTVSVGSAGNERQITNVAAGTQSTDAVNVSQLNLASTQAQNYTDSRIAGVQGQINNMAKAAYGGIAAAMASAGLPQPTAPGKTMVALAGARYAGASGAALGISHVTQDESWVIKASGNTSSSGNVGFTIGAGHQW, from the coding sequence GTGAAGCTTCACAACGTTGAGGACGGCGTTGTAGCAGCAGACAGCAAGGACGCGGTCAACGGTGGTCAGCTGTACAACTTGTCGTCATCCGTGTCGACCGGCATGACCTCGCTTTCGACCAACATCGACGGCATTTCGACCAGCGTCACGTCGCTGTCGACGAGCGTCGATTCAATCTCGACGGGCATGACCTCGCTCTCGACCGGCGTCGCCAACTCTGTTCAATACGACGACGCAAACCACACGTCGGTTCGCTTGGGCGACACCGGCGCCGCTCCGGTCAAGCTGACGAACGTTGCCGATGGCGAAGTGGCTGCAGGCAGCAATGAAGCGGTGAACGGCGGGCAGTTGTTTACGCTCTCGACATCGGTGTCGACGAGCATGACGTCGCTTTCGACCGGCATTGCCAACGCGGTCCAATATGACGACGGCGACCACAAGACGGTCACGCTGGGCAATGTGGGTACGCCAGTCAAAATCAAGAACGTGGACGCAGGTGAAGTGAGCGCGGACAGCCTTGAAGCGGTGAATGGCAGCCAACTCTACAAAACTGCATCGAGCACGGCCGACGCCCTCGGCGGCGGTTCGACCGTAAATCAGGACGGCACCATTACTAAGCCGACGTACACGTTCCAGGACGGTAATACCTTCAACAACGTCGGCGACGCCCTTACCAATCTCGACGGCCGCGTCACGCAGAACACGACCGACATCTCGACGATCAACGAGACGCTCAACAACATCAACACGGGCGGCGGCATCAAGTACTTCCACGCCAATTCGGTGCTGGAGGACTCCCAGGCCACGGGCGCGGAATCAGTGGCGATCGGCGGCAATGCTCAGGCTATCGCGAACAACTCGGTGGCGCTCGGCTCGAACTCGCTGGCGGATCGTGCAAACACCGTGTCGGTCGGATCGAAGGGCGCGGAACGTCAGATCACCAACGTGGCAGCCGGTACGCAGGATACCGATGCCGTCAACGTCTCGCAGTTGAAGGGCGCCGGTCTCATTAATGGAGACGGCACGACCAATACTTCCGTGACCTATGACCACAACGCGGACGGGTCGACCAACTACTCGAGCATCACGCTTGGCAATAACGTCGCAGGCGGCACGACAATCCACAATGTTGCTGCGGGCGTTGCGAGCGACGACGCGGTCAACGTCGACCAGATGAATGCCGCAATCGATCGCGTGACGAACATCGCCATGAGCGGTGGCAACCCAATGTTCGCCGCGCAAGGCGATGTCAACACTGAAGTCGCTAGCGCGACAGGCGTGCATTCCGTTGCCATGGGCGCGAATGCCAGCGCTACTGCGGACAATTCCGTCGCGCTCGGGGCTAACTCAGTGGCGGATCGAGTAAATACGGTTTCGGTCGGGTCTGCGGGTAACGAACGTCAGATCACGAACGTCGCGGCGGGCACGCAGAGTACCGATGCGGTCAATGTGAGTCAGTTGAATCTCGCTTCCACACAGGCGCAGAACTATACCGACTCGCGTATCGCGGGCGTGCAAGGCCAGATCAACAACATGGCGAAAGCGGCTTATGGCGGTATCGCAGCCGCGATGGCTTCCGCCGGACTGCCGCAGCCTACCGCTCCGGGCAAGACCATGGTCGCGTTGGCCGGCGCGCGTTACGCTGGGGCCTCCGGCGCGGCACTCGGCATCTCCCATGTTACGCAAGACGAAAGTTGGGTAATCAAGGCTTCCGGCAATACAAGCAGTTCCGGAAATGTCGGCTTCACCATCGGAGCGGGGCATCAGTGGTAA
- a CDS encoding 3-keto-5-aminohexanoate cleavage protein yields MTQSPTTDPCIISVAITGSVPKKKDNPAVPTTIPEQIESTHEAYEAGATLVHLHVRDEDEKSSSDRHRFEELQDGIRKHCPDIIIQFSTGGRGRSFEQRGAMLDLKPDMASLATGSVNFPTIVYENPPDFVRSLAQTMLDHDVKPEIEIFDLAMLYSTYDLVNQGLLKSPVHVQFVLGVKNALPARREILQFEVEQLGKLLPEATWTAAGIGRHQLEVNHWTLELGGHCRTGLEDNVRWDKDTLAKSNAQLVSRVASLCAEYGRPVASAKEARQLLSL; encoded by the coding sequence GTGACGCAATCGCCTACAACTGATCCTTGCATCATCTCGGTCGCCATCACGGGCTCGGTACCGAAGAAAAAAGATAATCCCGCTGTGCCAACCACGATTCCCGAGCAGATCGAAAGCACGCACGAAGCCTATGAAGCCGGTGCGACGCTGGTTCATCTGCACGTACGCGATGAAGACGAGAAATCGAGTTCGGATCGTCACCGCTTCGAAGAATTGCAGGACGGCATCCGCAAACACTGTCCGGACATCATCATTCAGTTTTCGACAGGTGGACGCGGCCGATCTTTCGAGCAGCGTGGGGCGATGCTCGATCTGAAACCCGACATGGCTTCGTTGGCGACGGGTTCGGTGAATTTCCCGACCATCGTGTACGAAAATCCGCCAGACTTCGTGCGTTCGCTCGCGCAAACCATGCTCGACCACGATGTAAAGCCCGAGATCGAGATCTTCGATCTGGCGATGCTCTACAGCACTTATGACCTCGTCAACCAAGGTTTGCTCAAGTCGCCGGTTCACGTGCAGTTCGTCCTTGGTGTAAAGAATGCATTACCGGCGCGTCGCGAGATCCTCCAGTTCGAAGTAGAGCAGTTGGGCAAACTCTTGCCCGAGGCGACATGGACGGCTGCAGGAATCGGCCGGCATCAACTCGAAGTGAATCACTGGACGCTGGAACTCGGCGGCCACTGCCGCACGGGTCTGGAGGACAACGTGCGTTGGGACAAAGACACGCTCGCCAAGAGCAATGCGCAACTGGTGAGCCGCGTGGCGTCGCTGTGCGCGGAGTATGGCCGGCCGGTGGCGAGCGCAAAGGAGGCGCGGCAGTTGTTGTCTCTTTGA
- a CDS encoding dihydrodipicolinate synthase family protein yields the protein MNIQPITVSEFSESVMAVPPLARNVDYSLNPHANRKLVEHIEAGGVRTLLYGGNANLYHVAVSEYRELLDMLAEIAGQETRVIPAIGPDYGKMLDQAHILSQTDFRTAMVLPLAGFTTPQGVATGLKRLVDAAGMPFTLYIKSEDYVDVDTLAALIDDGTLLAVKYAIVRADPAVDPYLLHLLQSVPAAKVVSGMGERPSIAHVREFGLAAWTTGSGCIAPNAVTALLHAVKAGRMDEARQLYNRFLPLETLRDEISLIRVLHDAVTLSGIADMGPLLPLLSGSPEAALPAIAKEARDLVEMDRAIA from the coding sequence GTGAACATCCAACCGATTACCGTAAGCGAGTTTTCTGAGTCCGTCATGGCCGTGCCGCCGCTCGCACGAAATGTCGATTACTCGTTGAATCCTCATGCAAACCGCAAGTTGGTCGAGCATATAGAAGCGGGCGGCGTGCGCACGCTCCTATACGGCGGCAATGCGAATCTTTATCACGTTGCCGTGAGCGAGTACCGCGAGTTGCTTGACATGCTTGCCGAGATTGCGGGGCAAGAGACGCGCGTAATTCCCGCCATCGGTCCGGACTACGGAAAAATGCTCGACCAGGCGCACATTCTTTCGCAGACGGACTTCCGTACCGCGATGGTGCTCCCGCTTGCCGGATTCACGACGCCACAGGGCGTGGCGACGGGCCTCAAGCGCCTGGTCGATGCAGCCGGCATGCCGTTCACGCTATATATCAAGAGCGAAGATTATGTCGATGTCGATACGCTCGCCGCACTCATCGATGACGGTACGTTGCTGGCCGTCAAGTACGCGATTGTGCGCGCCGATCCCGCCGTCGATCCGTATCTGCTCCACCTGCTGCAAAGCGTTCCGGCCGCGAAAGTCGTGTCCGGTATGGGCGAGCGCCCGTCGATCGCCCACGTGCGTGAATTCGGGCTCGCTGCGTGGACAACGGGCTCGGGCTGCATCGCGCCTAACGCGGTGACGGCGTTGCTGCACGCCGTGAAAGCCGGTCGCATGGACGAGGCTCGACAGCTCTATAACCGCTTCCTCCCGCTCGAAACCCTACGCGACGAAATCTCGCTCATCCGCGTCCTGCACGACGCCGTGACGCTCTCGGGCATCGCGGATATGGGGCCGCTTCTGCCGCTCCTGAGCGGCTCGCCCGAAGCGGCGTTGCCTGCCATCGCGAAGGAAGCGCGCGACCTCGTTGAAATGGACCGCGCCATCGCTTGA
- a CDS encoding ESPR domain-containing protein, protein MSEITKKKNFNLNSKKVLMNKTYRVVWSQASESWVAAAENARTKSKRGRTNAAVLAVFALAAGSAQAGSGYSVGVLSDGYTPASCLSDQGAGVVQTSTVACDGTNHPGAGLVAYTTSGGMGAYAVAVDPNTLVMGAGGATLMTMTAGTVSIGAGTMFDMGYNKVQNMAPGALTAGSRDGVTGVQLYLALSTTASSLGGGASMSGASISPPSYPVAGTTYHDVGGARDCQQFCV, encoded by the coding sequence GTGTCGGAAATCACGAAGAAAAAGAATTTCAACTTGAACTCGAAGAAGGTTTTGATGAATAAGACGTATCGCGTGGTTTGGAGTCAGGCATCCGAAAGCTGGGTTGCCGCAGCGGAAAATGCGCGGACCAAAAGCAAGCGCGGCCGAACGAACGCAGCAGTGTTGGCGGTGTTCGCACTCGCTGCGGGCAGCGCGCAGGCGGGGAGTGGGTACTCCGTCGGTGTGTTATCGGACGGATACACGCCGGCCAGTTGCCTGAGTGACCAAGGCGCAGGCGTGGTGCAAACATCTACCGTTGCTTGCGATGGCACAAACCATCCGGGAGCTGGGCTGGTCGCGTACACGACAAGCGGGGGAATGGGAGCCTACGCGGTAGCCGTGGACCCCAACACGCTCGTCATGGGGGCCGGAGGAGCGACTCTCATGACGATGACTGCGGGCACAGTATCGATTGGTGCCGGGACAATGTTCGACATGGGCTACAACAAGGTTCAGAACATGGCGCCGGGCGCATTGACGGCGGGCAGTCGTGACGGTGTGACGGGTGTTCAGTTATACCTGGCCCTTTCGACGACCGCGTCGAGTCTAGGCGGTGGGGCTTCGATGAGTGGCGCAAGTATCTCTCCCCCGTCTTATCCAGTAGCCGGAACGACCTATCATGACGTAGGCGGGGCGAGGGACTGTCAGCAATTTTGTGTGTGA
- a CDS encoding EF-hand domain-containing protein produces the protein MQKIPRACVAGILGFTIATAVFAQTATQPMGASPHIEQVMHGLQTRFASANTTHDGKLTRAQASSSMPMVARHFDEIDTQKAGYVTLPQIEAFMHQHAAQR, from the coding sequence ATGCAAAAGATTCCACGAGCGTGCGTGGCCGGCATTCTCGGCTTCACAATCGCCACGGCGGTCTTCGCACAAACCGCCACGCAGCCAATGGGCGCAAGTCCGCATATCGAGCAGGTCATGCACGGTCTGCAGACGCGCTTCGCAAGCGCCAACACCACGCACGACGGCAAGCTCACGCGCGCGCAAGCATCGTCCAGCATGCCGATGGTGGCTCGACATTTCGACGAAATCGACACGCAAAAAGCCGGCTACGTGACGCTGCCGCAGATCGAAGCCTTCATGCATCAGCATGCCGCGCAACGCTAA
- a CDS encoding ABC transporter permease, whose product MATDNRATQNWPAATLGEGSKPGKNMKQRASLPDRLWKALVWATMGFFLLNVLLLIATVAVNSVATRWFGTLLPQGFTLHWYAQAWSDFQLSSVLLVTMEVVGAVVLLSIVLGVPAAYALARVQFPGKRFAMLVFLLPLMVPPVTYGIPMATVMYKFHLAGTLTGVILANLVPALPFVILVMTPFIEQIDPNLESAARIFGANTTRYFRYVLLPLLVPGMLAAGLLVLVRTIGMFELTFFTAGPTTQTLVVALYYAVFSTGVRAPQSIDAMAMIYMAITLIWVLIALQFVSPTQLVSRVKEQRQ is encoded by the coding sequence ATGGCTACCGACAATCGCGCGACCCAGAACTGGCCGGCCGCCACCCTCGGCGAAGGATCGAAGCCAGGCAAGAACATGAAACAACGCGCTAGCTTGCCCGACCGGTTGTGGAAAGCTCTCGTCTGGGCGACGATGGGTTTCTTCCTCTTGAACGTGCTGCTGCTGATTGCGACCGTCGCGGTGAATTCGGTCGCGACGCGCTGGTTCGGCACGCTCTTGCCGCAAGGTTTCACGCTGCACTGGTACGCGCAGGCGTGGAGCGACTTTCAATTGTCGAGTGTGCTGCTCGTCACGATGGAAGTGGTGGGCGCGGTCGTGCTGCTGTCCATCGTGCTGGGTGTGCCCGCTGCGTATGCGCTTGCGCGCGTGCAGTTTCCCGGCAAGCGCTTTGCCATGCTCGTGTTTCTGCTGCCGCTGATGGTGCCGCCCGTCACCTACGGCATTCCGATGGCCACCGTGATGTACAAGTTCCATCTCGCCGGCACGCTCACGGGCGTGATCCTCGCGAATCTGGTGCCTGCGCTGCCGTTCGTGATTCTGGTGATGACGCCGTTCATCGAGCAGATCGATCCGAATCTGGAATCGGCGGCGCGCATCTTCGGGGCGAACACGACGCGTTACTTTCGCTATGTTTTGCTGCCGCTGCTCGTGCCGGGCATGCTCGCGGCCGGTTTGCTCGTGCTCGTGCGCACCATCGGCATGTTCGAGCTGACGTTCTTCACGGCGGGACCGACCACGCAGACGCTCGTCGTCGCGCTCTACTACGCGGTGTTTTCGACAGGCGTGCGAGCGCCGCAATCCATCGACGCCATGGCGATGATCTACATGGCGATCACGCTGATCTGGGTGCTGATTGCGCTGCAGTTCGTGAGTCCGACGCAACTGGTTTCGCGCGTGAAGGAGCAGCGGCAGTGA